A region from the Serinibacter arcticus genome encodes:
- a CDS encoding amidase family protein, which yields MPLSSSPSPATLRRRRLLTGAAAVAVALTGAVVPASALTYVTDARGIQWQVHDAAPPGLDTGSIRLASGSPIQGFGGIFVRVDGLDPADEPRLNGELARGFGLTQTGDLSFDTTQSVDLGGVLVTRDLDLDSAGTAARFVDSFTNTTDAPLTVQVSFGGSLGYGTGTNQSLVRATSSGDTTVDSSDAWAVMATTVANSRPVGVVLGAPGTLTGTGNQQRDPFETPLSTTGHEASFYGFVNELTIEPGTSSSLARFVHVGTQGAERLPAAEQSLAALSAAPDLAGLTIAQVCTLENWDVTALPGYDAAACDAVTTVNPPAAPGAPAPFTSVDYDVVGKTIEQLQADMTAGVVTSEQITQAYLDRIAVYDGGPQGFHSYLHVADDAVEQARAADAARAAGTSGELLGIPIALKDLYDTYDMPTTGGTRALEGFQPAQDAFQVAKLREAGAVVIGKANLSEFANSGGQSESGWMQTWNALYPSKTSFGSSGGSAVAVATSLATAAMGTQTGVSLYAPTTGASLTTFRGTDGMASGHGVIPLTWYQDYAGPIARTVTDLAYLLNATTGTDAGDPLTVEADARRPADWTTSLDAEALEGAVVGYIPTSFTSSYADDGTGESARERLDELVAAGATVVEMTAPPVVPGAPGGSRGMEGWARYIELHDNFPFVDGNAILASDKVLPYNRRNLGTTQRLTPEQVTAWDTYRKTYKTEIGAWMDAAGVDAVVYPGFLSDMYNNDAAASQLTSDRASGVLTSNVGLPTVVVPVGTNPHGYTTSLQLVGRAWDDAQVLGLGYALEQQTQAQQHTTFAPPLTYVRSFSDVAPDNQFFAEISWLAQRGISTGWDEGDGTYTFRPLAPIARDAMAAFLYRLVAPEGYTAPATSPFSDVNVGDQFYTEIAWLAESGVSTGWANGDGTFAFRPLEPIARDAMAAFLYRLADEPAHESPATSPFTDVTPQDQFYAEITWLAETGVATGWKGNDGTAIYQPLSSVARDAMAAFLSRFDELDR from the coding sequence ATGCCACTCTCCTCGTCACCCTCTCCCGCCACGCTCCGCCGACGGCGCCTCCTGACCGGGGCTGCCGCCGTCGCCGTCGCACTCACCGGCGCCGTCGTCCCCGCGAGCGCGCTCACCTACGTCACCGACGCCCGCGGCATCCAGTGGCAGGTCCACGACGCCGCCCCGCCCGGCCTCGACACCGGCAGCATCCGCCTGGCGAGCGGCTCCCCGATCCAGGGCTTCGGCGGCATCTTCGTCCGCGTCGACGGCCTCGACCCCGCCGACGAGCCCCGCCTCAACGGCGAGCTGGCCCGCGGCTTCGGGCTGACCCAGACCGGTGACCTCTCCTTCGACACGACGCAGTCGGTCGACCTGGGCGGCGTCCTGGTGACGCGCGACCTCGACCTGGACTCCGCCGGCACCGCCGCCCGGTTCGTCGACTCGTTCACGAACACGACCGACGCGCCCCTCACGGTGCAGGTCTCCTTCGGCGGCTCGCTCGGCTACGGCACCGGGACCAACCAGAGCCTCGTCCGCGCGACGTCGAGCGGGGACACGACCGTGGACTCCTCCGACGCGTGGGCCGTGATGGCGACGACGGTGGCCAACTCGCGCCCGGTGGGCGTCGTGCTCGGCGCCCCCGGAACGCTGACGGGGACGGGCAACCAGCAGCGCGACCCGTTCGAGACGCCGCTGTCCACCACCGGCCACGAGGCGTCGTTCTACGGCTTCGTGAACGAGCTCACGATCGAGCCCGGCACCTCCAGCTCTCTCGCCCGCTTCGTGCACGTCGGCACGCAGGGCGCCGAGCGTCTCCCCGCCGCCGAGCAGAGCCTGGCGGCCCTCAGCGCCGCTCCGGACCTCGCGGGCCTCACCATCGCCCAGGTCTGCACCCTGGAGAACTGGGACGTCACCGCGCTGCCGGGCTACGACGCCGCGGCCTGCGACGCCGTGACGACCGTGAACCCGCCCGCGGCACCGGGTGCCCCCGCCCCGTTCACGTCGGTGGACTACGACGTCGTCGGGAAGACGATCGAGCAGCTCCAGGCGGACATGACCGCCGGCGTCGTGACGTCGGAGCAGATCACGCAGGCCTACCTCGACCGCATCGCGGTGTACGACGGCGGCCCGCAGGGCTTCCACTCCTACCTCCACGTCGCTGACGACGCGGTCGAGCAGGCCCGCGCGGCCGACGCGGCCCGCGCGGCGGGGACGAGCGGTGAGCTGCTCGGGATCCCGATCGCGCTGAAGGACCTCTACGACACCTACGACATGCCGACCACGGGTGGCACCCGGGCGCTCGAGGGCTTCCAGCCCGCCCAGGACGCGTTCCAGGTCGCGAAGCTCCGCGAGGCCGGGGCGGTGGTCATCGGGAAGGCCAACCTCTCTGAGTTCGCCAACTCGGGCGGTCAGAGCGAGTCGGGCTGGATGCAGACGTGGAACGCGCTGTACCCGTCGAAGACGTCGTTCGGCTCGTCGGGCGGCTCCGCCGTCGCCGTCGCCACGAGCCTCGCGACGGCCGCGATGGGCACCCAGACGGGCGTCTCGCTGTACGCGCCGACGACGGGCGCCTCGCTCACGACGTTCCGCGGCACCGACGGCATGGCCAGCGGCCACGGCGTCATCCCCCTGACCTGGTACCAGGACTACGCCGGGCCGATCGCCCGCACCGTCACCGACCTGGCCTACCTGCTCAACGCCACCACCGGGACCGACGCGGGCGACCCGCTGACGGTCGAGGCCGACGCCCGCCGCCCCGCGGACTGGACGACCTCGCTCGACGCCGAGGCCCTCGAGGGCGCCGTCGTCGGCTACATCCCCACCTCGTTCACCTCCAGCTACGCGGACGACGGCACCGGGGAGTCCGCGCGCGAGCGCCTGGACGAACTCGTCGCGGCCGGCGCCACGGTCGTGGAGATGACCGCGCCGCCGGTCGTCCCGGGTGCACCCGGCGGCAGCCGGGGCATGGAGGGCTGGGCCCGCTACATCGAGCTGCACGACAACTTCCCGTTCGTCGACGGCAACGCGATCCTCGCCTCCGACAAGGTGCTTCCCTACAACCGCCGCAACCTGGGCACCACCCAGCGTCTGACGCCGGAGCAGGTGACGGCCTGGGACACCTACCGGAAGACCTACAAGACCGAGATCGGCGCGTGGATGGACGCGGCGGGAGTCGACGCCGTCGTCTACCCGGGCTTCCTCAGCGACATGTACAACAACGACGCCGCGGCGAGCCAGCTCACCTCGGACCGGGCGAGCGGCGTCCTGACGTCGAACGTCGGCCTCCCGACCGTCGTCGTGCCCGTCGGCACCAACCCGCACGGCTACACGACGTCGCTGCAGCTCGTCGGGCGGGCCTGGGACGACGCTCAGGTGCTGGGCCTCGGCTACGCGCTCGAGCAGCAGACCCAGGCGCAGCAGCACACGACGTTCGCGCCGCCGCTCACCTACGTGCGCAGCTTCAGCGACGTCGCGCCGGACAACCAGTTCTTCGCCGAGATCTCCTGGCTGGCGCAGCGCGGAATCTCCACGGGCTGGGACGAGGGCGACGGGACGTACACGTTCCGGCCGCTCGCACCGATCGCACGCGATGCGATGGCGGCGTTCCTCTACCGCCTGGTCGCGCCCGAGGGCTACACGGCTCCGGCGACGTCCCCGTTCTCGGACGTGAACGTCGGCGACCAGTTCTACACGGAGATCGCCTGGCTGGCCGAGAGCGGCGTCTCCACCGGGTGGGCCAACGGTGACGGCACGTTCGCCTTCCGCCCGCTCGAGCCGATCGCCCGTGACGCGATGGCGGCGTTCCTCTACCGTCTGGCCGACGAGCCGGCGCACGAGAGCCCGGCGACCTCACCCTTCACGGACGTGACGCCGCAGGACCAGTTCTACGCCGAGATCACCTGGCTCGCCGAGACCGGCGTGGCCACCGGCTGGAAGGGCAACGACGGGACGGCGATCTACCAGCCGCTCTCCTCCGTCGCCCGCGACGCCATGGCCGCCTTCCTCTCCCGGTTCGACGAGCTGGACAGGTGA
- the def gene encoding peptide deformylase encodes MAFRDIRVIGDPVLRTPCAPVTVVDDRVRALVDDLLETVDHDGRAGLAANQIGVGLRAFSWNIDGDVGYVLNPTIVELSEEVQDGDEGCLSVPSLWFPTARAWYARVVGTDLDGGEVVVEGEELMARCLQHEVDHLDGMLYIDRLERSVRKKAMRALRDL; translated from the coding sequence ATGGCTTTTCGTGACATCCGTGTGATCGGCGACCCGGTGCTCCGCACCCCGTGCGCCCCCGTCACCGTCGTCGACGACCGCGTCCGCGCCCTCGTCGATGACCTCCTGGAGACCGTCGACCACGACGGGCGCGCCGGCCTCGCCGCCAACCAGATCGGCGTCGGACTGCGCGCCTTCTCGTGGAACATCGACGGCGACGTCGGCTACGTCCTCAACCCCACGATCGTGGAGCTCTCGGAGGAGGTGCAGGACGGCGACGAGGGCTGCCTCTCCGTCCCGAGCCTGTGGTTCCCGACGGCGCGCGCCTGGTACGCGCGGGTCGTGGGCACCGATCTCGACGGCGGCGAGGTCGTCGTCGAGGGTGAGGAGCTCATGGCCCGCTGCCTGCAGCACGAGGTCGACCACCTCGACGGGATGCTCTACATCGACCGCCTCGAGCGGTCGGTCCGCAAGAAGGCGATGCGCGCGCTCCGCGACCTCTGA
- a CDS encoding DUF3145 domain-containing protein translates to MPGPTRGVIFVHSAPRALCPHVEWAAASVLTGRPVIDWTAQPAAPGMLRTEISWTGPVGTGARLTSALRGWDHLRYEVTEEATTTTDGSRWSHTPDLGIFHAQTDRVGNVVVPEDRIRAALVHAGDPVRLAQALDLALGQAWDDELEPFRYAGAGAPVRWLHRVG, encoded by the coding sequence ATGCCGGGTCCTACCCGCGGTGTTATTTTCGTGCACTCTGCGCCCCGGGCTCTCTGCCCGCACGTCGAGTGGGCGGCAGCATCCGTACTCACGGGCCGTCCGGTCATCGACTGGACGGCGCAGCCCGCCGCGCCCGGGATGCTGCGCACCGAGATCTCCTGGACCGGCCCCGTCGGTACCGGCGCCCGCCTCACCTCCGCCCTGCGCGGCTGGGACCACCTGCGCTACGAGGTGACGGAGGAGGCCACGACCACGACGGACGGCTCGCGCTGGTCGCACACGCCTGACCTCGGCATCTTCCACGCCCAGACCGACCGCGTCGGCAACGTCGTCGTGCCCGAGGACCGCATCCGTGCGGCGCTGGTGCACGCCGGTGACCCCGTGCGCCTCGCGCAGGCGCTCGACCTGGCCCTCGGCCAGGCGTGGGACGACGAGCTGGAGCCCTTCCGCTACGCCGGCGCCGGCGCTCCCGTGCGCTGGCTACACCGCGTCGGCTGA
- a CDS encoding beta-ketoacyl-[acyl-carrier-protein] synthase family protein: MSAARTVVVTGLGATSPIGGTAADSWAAALAGTSGVATMTHDWVTALDLPVTFAAELAVEPSEVLTVPETRRMDRSAQVAMVAAREAWADAGAPEVDGERLGVVVGTGLGGLWTLMNGWDTLKERGPRRVLPMTVPMLMPNSSAAYVSIELGAKAGTHATVSACASGAEAIAYGLDMIRSGRADVVVAGGTEACVHGLPIAAFARMQALSTRNDSPETASRPYDSTRDGFVLGEGAGVVVLESEEHARARGAKVYARLAGAGMSSDAGDIAAPDAAGQARAMRSALVDAGLTAEDVVHANAHATSTPAGDIGEAEAIASVMGDVVVSATKSMTGHLLGGAGALETVFTVLAVANHVAPPTINLHDPDPRLPVDVATSPRELRSGQIAALNNSFGFGGHNVSLIVASA; the protein is encoded by the coding sequence ATGTCAGCCGCTCGCACCGTCGTCGTCACCGGACTCGGTGCGACGTCTCCGATCGGCGGCACCGCCGCCGACTCCTGGGCCGCCGCCCTGGCTGGCACGTCCGGCGTCGCGACGATGACCCACGACTGGGTCACGGCGCTCGACCTCCCGGTCACCTTCGCCGCCGAGCTCGCCGTCGAGCCCTCCGAGGTCCTCACCGTCCCCGAGACCCGCCGCATGGACCGCTCCGCGCAGGTCGCCATGGTCGCCGCCCGCGAGGCGTGGGCCGACGCCGGCGCCCCCGAGGTCGACGGCGAGCGTCTCGGCGTCGTGGTCGGCACCGGTCTCGGTGGTCTCTGGACCCTCATGAACGGCTGGGACACGCTCAAGGAGCGCGGCCCGCGCCGCGTCCTGCCGATGACGGTCCCGATGCTGATGCCGAACTCCTCCGCCGCCTACGTCTCGATCGAGCTGGGCGCCAAGGCCGGGACGCACGCGACCGTCTCCGCGTGCGCCTCCGGCGCCGAGGCCATCGCCTACGGGCTGGACATGATCCGCTCGGGTCGCGCCGACGTCGTCGTGGCCGGCGGCACGGAGGCGTGCGTGCACGGGCTCCCGATCGCCGCCTTCGCCCGGATGCAGGCGCTCTCCACCCGCAACGACTCCCCCGAGACCGCCTCGCGGCCCTACGACTCCACCCGCGACGGCTTCGTGCTGGGCGAGGGTGCCGGGGTCGTCGTGCTCGAGAGCGAGGAGCACGCCCGCGCCCGCGGCGCCAAGGTCTACGCCCGCCTCGCGGGTGCCGGCATGAGCTCGGACGCCGGCGACATCGCCGCTCCCGACGCCGCCGGGCAGGCCCGCGCGATGCGCTCGGCCCTGGTCGACGCCGGCCTCACGGCCGAGGACGTCGTGCACGCCAACGCCCACGCCACCTCCACGCCCGCCGGCGACATCGGCGAGGCCGAGGCCATCGCGAGCGTGATGGGTGACGTCGTCGTCTCGGCGACCAAGTCCATGACGGGCCACCTGCTGGGCGGCGCCGGCGCGCTCGAGACGGTCTTCACCGTGCTCGCCGTGGCCAACCACGTCGCTCCCCCGACCATCAACCTGCACGACCCTGACCCGCGCCTGCCGGTGGACGTCGCGACGTCGCCGCGCGAGCTGCGGTCGGGTCAGATCGCCGCGCTGAACAACTCGTTCGGGTTCGGCGGGCACAACGTGAGCCTCATCGTCGCCTCGGCCTGA
- a CDS encoding acyl carrier protein: protein MAYTEQEILTGLAEIVNEETGLPTDSVELEKSFTDDLDIDSLSMMTIVTQAEDKFGVTIPDDEVKNLVTVGDAVRFITGAQA from the coding sequence ATGGCTTACACCGAGCAGGAGATCCTCACGGGCCTCGCCGAGATCGTCAACGAGGAGACCGGCCTGCCGACCGACTCGGTCGAGCTGGAGAAGTCCTTCACCGACGACCTCGACATCGACTCGCTGTCGATGATGACGATCGTCACGCAGGCCGAGGACAAGTTCGGCGTCACCATCCCCGACGACGAGGTCAAGAACCTCGTGACCGTGGGCGACGCCGTCCGCTTCATCACCGGCGCGCAGGCCTGA